A portion of the Stigmatella aurantiaca DW4/3-1 genome contains these proteins:
- the cglC gene encoding adventurous gliding motility lipoprotein CglC has protein sequence MSARLAVLLSAALLSSACEITTQLGQECLLIKQDPNNPGESTAILEREILPGQDFISFGVTDCEDLVCVRDANFAADPNPDAQAKGYCSQDCVEGSGKSGCSVTDTSVAENIRNRITCRSLLLDQASLERLRQEDPVAYRRTFGENNSPYFCAVELTP, from the coding sequence ATGTCTGCGCGTCTGGCCGTCCTTCTGAGTGCCGCTCTGCTCTCCAGCGCGTGCGAAATCACCACCCAGCTGGGCCAGGAGTGTCTGCTGATCAAGCAGGATCCCAACAACCCGGGCGAGTCCACGGCCATCCTGGAGCGAGAGATCCTCCCCGGCCAGGACTTCATTTCCTTCGGCGTCACGGACTGTGAAGACCTTGTCTGCGTCCGGGACGCGAACTTCGCGGCGGATCCGAACCCGGATGCGCAGGCCAAGGGCTACTGCAGCCAGGACTGCGTGGAGGGCTCGGGCAAGTCGGGGTGCTCGGTGACGGACACGAGTGTGGCCGAGAACATCCGCAACCGCATCACCTGCCGCTCCCTGCTGTTGGATCAGGCCTCGCTGGAGCGGCTGCGGCAGGAAGACCCCGTGGCCTACCGGCGGACGTTCGGAGAGAACAATTCTCCTTACTTTTGCGCGGTCGAGCTGACCCCCTGA
- a CDS encoding outer membrane beta-barrel domain-containing protein, with the protein MNRLKAILLALCFGPALALAQSQEGMGLDLSGSDANQPEESQPEETPPAAEPPPTSVAAPAAEPPPEPVAVATDVTQEDRVKSVQRKVYLKKGRFELTPQVSFSINDPYYSKLGASLRGAYYFADTLALAARGSVMQVIPSDDVRTAKRSFQAAIYNSVPNWAAMGDVEWSPLYGKVAFLNSILHFDGYLLGGLGVVQTETSSLPGRGLNFATDLGIGLRFVAKDFLAVNTSLINTSYVDQPLGTSKGALQNVMTINAGISLFFPLQSTGREGE; encoded by the coding sequence GTGAATCGCCTTAAGGCCATCCTGCTCGCGCTGTGCTTCGGACCCGCGCTGGCGCTCGCTCAATCCCAAGAGGGGATGGGGCTCGACCTCAGCGGCTCAGATGCCAATCAGCCCGAGGAATCGCAGCCCGAAGAGACCCCCCCTGCCGCCGAACCCCCACCCACCTCGGTCGCTGCCCCAGCCGCCGAGCCCCCTCCAGAGCCCGTGGCCGTTGCCACGGACGTGACCCAGGAGGACCGGGTCAAGAGCGTTCAGCGCAAGGTGTACCTGAAGAAGGGCCGCTTCGAGCTGACGCCCCAGGTGAGCTTCTCGATCAATGATCCGTACTACTCGAAGCTGGGCGCTTCGCTGCGCGGGGCGTACTACTTCGCGGACACGCTGGCGCTGGCCGCGCGTGGCTCGGTGATGCAAGTGATCCCCTCGGACGATGTGCGCACCGCCAAGCGCAGCTTCCAGGCCGCCATCTACAACTCGGTGCCGAACTGGGCGGCCATGGGCGACGTGGAGTGGAGCCCTCTGTATGGCAAGGTGGCTTTCCTCAACTCCATCCTCCACTTCGACGGCTACCTCCTGGGCGGCCTGGGCGTGGTCCAGACCGAGACGTCCTCGCTGCCGGGCCGTGGTCTCAACTTCGCCACCGACCTGGGAATTGGCCTGCGCTTCGTGGCCAAGGACTTCCTCGCGGTGAACACTTCCTTGATCAACACCTCGTACGTGGATCAGCCCCTGGGTACCAGCAAGGGGGCGCTGCAGAACGTCATGACGATCAACGCGGGCATCTCGCTGTTCTTCCCCCTGCAGTCCACTGGCCGGGAGGGCGAGTGA
- a CDS encoding outer membrane beta-barrel domain-containing protein yields MRALSLVWILCWAPVAALAQTAPPAASAEPAPAAASSEAEAGDVSEVDKDDLGPLRERIRPVSGHLFLKKGRFELSPSATITFRDAFFSKYILGASLTYHPMETLGVGLRAGYALAAVSGSAQICTFTQVEGGVTRGCRSPTFEQLDGEAPGLLTLMAGVDLQWAPIYGKISLLAEKFLHFDMYGIAGASAVQYKGRRAREGEAGQSFTTVGGNVGIGFRFFINRYMTVRTEVRDLIYVEKAVLPANTLRNQLMFELGFSFFFPTALPES; encoded by the coding sequence ATGCGCGCGCTCTCTCTGGTGTGGATCCTCTGCTGGGCTCCCGTGGCCGCCCTGGCCCAGACGGCGCCTCCTGCGGCTTCTGCGGAGCCCGCGCCCGCCGCGGCCTCCTCGGAGGCCGAGGCCGGGGACGTGTCCGAGGTGGACAAGGACGATCTGGGGCCGTTGCGCGAGCGCATCCGGCCTGTGTCCGGCCACCTGTTTCTCAAGAAGGGCCGCTTCGAGCTCAGCCCTTCGGCCACCATCACCTTCCGGGATGCCTTCTTCTCCAAGTACATCCTGGGGGCGTCGCTGACCTATCACCCCATGGAGACGCTGGGCGTGGGGCTGCGCGCGGGCTACGCGCTCGCGGCGGTGTCCGGTTCGGCACAGATCTGCACCTTCACCCAGGTCGAAGGAGGCGTCACCCGAGGCTGCCGCTCGCCGACCTTCGAGCAGCTGGATGGTGAAGCCCCCGGCCTGCTCACCCTGATGGCGGGGGTGGACCTGCAGTGGGCGCCCATCTACGGGAAGATCTCCCTGCTGGCCGAGAAGTTCCTCCACTTCGATATGTACGGCATCGCCGGGGCTTCGGCGGTTCAGTACAAGGGACGGCGCGCCAGGGAGGGGGAGGCCGGTCAATCCTTCACGACGGTGGGCGGAAATGTGGGCATTGGCTTCCGCTTCTTCATCAATCGGTACATGACGGTGCGCACCGAGGTCCGCGACCTCATCTACGTGGAGAAGGCGGTGCTTCCCGCCAACACGTTGCGCAACCAGCTGATGTTCGAGCTGGGCTTCTCCTTCTTCTTCCCCACTGCCCTTCCCGAGTCATGA
- the gltC gene encoding adventurous gliding motility protein GltC: MRTSRLLRFALLGLTLVWATPAPAQSFEGLDVPGASKKKRKPAASKKKKKPARGKKAVEAEDTSESESTPSASESPVVPADTAGSPSEAPSPSPGVAPGPVSAPAAEQPTEGLGLDLTGSSSKGTAPTMSFDAVDVSGKTADRQRLDVAVSLFKNDEYEQASMSAYEVLQDPKMSGLHTEARYVVAKSLYRMGLYHSALGEFSKILSLGPQTKFFKTSLEWLFFISRKTKNETVVLDEIARYANYEFPEKFRSEFRYLLARYHFVRGRALDQVGQTAEADKSFEEVKRLALTVPRTDAFYPRVKFLQGIALFRFGTKQKSADGRRGDTNMMQSIEAMKEVIRLTRPNAAKGGEEAKLDQSLRELAFMQLARTHYGMQQNRYAIFYFNKIERGTTQWLESMFESSWANYRVGQYEQALGNLITLSSPFFREEYFPEALILKAVIYYENCRYRESTLILQDFERTYLPVHDQLDLLVKKNMDASEYYSVLSEVQKKNKEGLEKNGTDVILERILRLALTDQDLKKTNDSILELEGEMDLFGEKKDTFKYSELSKALLEGLKEQRTSLISRAGIMAKGKLETELMALKQLLANGLRIKFETTTKEKEFLEEQLKAGGRTAIVKKYRYSVAVPDDQLYWPYEGEYWRDELGTYQYTMTKGCIERDTANRDVQASSQMR; this comes from the coding sequence ATGCGCACCTCCCGACTCCTCCGTTTCGCCCTGCTCGGGCTTACGCTCGTGTGGGCCACCCCCGCCCCTGCCCAGAGCTTCGAGGGCCTCGACGTGCCCGGCGCCTCGAAGAAGAAGCGCAAGCCGGCCGCCAGCAAGAAGAAGAAGAAACCCGCCCGGGGCAAGAAGGCCGTTGAGGCCGAGGACACCTCGGAATCCGAGTCCACGCCGTCGGCCTCCGAGTCTCCGGTGGTGCCCGCGGATACGGCGGGTTCGCCGTCCGAGGCGCCGTCTCCTTCCCCGGGCGTCGCGCCGGGTCCCGTGTCCGCCCCCGCGGCCGAGCAGCCAACGGAAGGGCTGGGGTTGGACCTCACCGGCAGCTCGTCCAAGGGCACCGCGCCCACGATGTCGTTCGATGCGGTGGACGTGTCTGGCAAGACCGCGGACCGCCAGCGCCTGGACGTGGCCGTCTCGCTCTTCAAGAACGACGAGTACGAGCAGGCCTCCATGTCGGCCTACGAGGTCCTTCAGGATCCGAAGATGTCGGGCCTCCACACGGAGGCGCGCTACGTGGTGGCCAAGTCCCTGTACCGCATGGGGCTGTACCACTCGGCGCTGGGCGAGTTCTCGAAGATCCTCTCGCTGGGGCCCCAGACGAAGTTCTTCAAGACCAGCCTGGAGTGGCTCTTCTTCATCAGCCGCAAGACGAAGAACGAGACGGTGGTCCTCGATGAGATCGCCCGGTACGCCAACTACGAGTTCCCCGAGAAGTTCCGCAGCGAGTTCCGCTACCTGCTGGCGCGCTACCACTTCGTCCGTGGCCGTGCGCTCGATCAGGTGGGGCAGACGGCCGAGGCCGACAAGAGCTTCGAGGAAGTGAAGCGGCTGGCCCTGACGGTTCCGCGCACCGATGCGTTCTATCCACGCGTGAAGTTCCTGCAGGGCATCGCGCTCTTCCGGTTCGGCACCAAGCAGAAGAGCGCGGACGGGCGGCGGGGCGACACCAACATGATGCAGTCCATCGAGGCGATGAAGGAAGTCATCCGCCTCACGCGTCCCAACGCCGCCAAGGGCGGCGAGGAAGCGAAGCTGGACCAGTCCCTGCGCGAGCTGGCGTTCATGCAGTTGGCCCGTACCCACTACGGCATGCAGCAGAACCGCTACGCCATCTTCTATTTCAACAAGATCGAGCGTGGCACCACGCAGTGGCTGGAGTCGATGTTCGAGTCGAGCTGGGCCAACTACCGCGTGGGCCAGTATGAGCAGGCGCTGGGCAACCTCATCACCCTGTCCTCGCCCTTCTTCCGGGAGGAGTACTTCCCGGAGGCGCTCATCCTCAAGGCGGTCATCTATTACGAGAACTGCCGCTACCGCGAGTCCACCCTCATCCTCCAGGACTTCGAGCGCACCTACCTGCCGGTGCACGACCAGCTGGACCTGCTGGTGAAGAAGAACATGGACGCCAGCGAGTACTACAGCGTGCTCTCCGAGGTGCAGAAGAAGAACAAGGAGGGGCTGGAGAAGAACGGCACGGACGTCATCCTCGAGCGCATCCTCCGGTTGGCCCTCACGGACCAGGACCTGAAGAAGACCAACGACTCCATCCTCGAACTGGAAGGGGAGATGGACCTCTTCGGCGAGAAGAAGGACACCTTCAAGTACTCCGAGCTGTCCAAGGCCCTGCTGGAGGGGCTCAAGGAGCAGCGCACCTCGCTCATCTCGCGCGCGGGCATCATGGCCAAGGGCAAGCTGGAGACGGAGCTGATGGCGCTCAAGCAGCTCTTGGCCAACGGCCTGCGCATCAAGTTCGAGACGACGACGAAGGAGAAGGAGTTCCTGGAGGAGCAGCTCAAGGCGGGTGGGCGCACGGCCATCGTCAAGAAGTACCGGTACTCGGTGGCGGTGCCGGACGATCAGCTCTACTGGCCGTACGAGGGCGAGTACTGGCGTGACGAGCTGGGCACCTACCAGTACACGATGACCAAGGGCTGCATCGAGCGGGATACGGCCAACCGCGACGTCCAGGCGTCGAGCCAGATGCGGTAA
- a CDS encoding MFS transporter yields the protein MEEPARRASLRVVFGIVALDLIGFGILIPQLGVYGVKFGASAFTAGLLVSVYSLMQLVFAPVLGRLSDRYGRRPVLLVSLAGSMAGYMLFAFAHSLPLLFLARVIDGMSGGNIATAQAYVADVTRPEERARGMGLIGAAFGLGFVLGPALGGFLGAWGGNLAIGLFAAGLAALNLALTFLFLPESFERGRSPAAPVRTVRGAFSSLRLPVVGRCLALILLFTTAFAQMEGTFSVFLLSRFLSSGPVPLEGGLFFLAASAEREALAQASLRTGWLFAMVGVLSAALQGGLLRKLLPDRHPLGGPAVPARREAWRVVVGFAVTALGLAVLPLAPTYGWLFPAMGLLAVGSAFTNPSLSAVVSLHAPAERLGAVLGTYQAFSSLGRILGPALGGWLFTRFGSAMPYGTAAGMLVAGAAVALGLGTRMRMAGAGAGQSS from the coding sequence ATGGAGGAGCCTGCCCGGCGCGCATCGCTGCGCGTCGTCTTTGGGATTGTCGCGCTGGACCTGATCGGGTTCGGCATCCTCATCCCGCAGCTCGGCGTGTACGGGGTGAAATTCGGAGCCTCGGCCTTCACGGCGGGGCTCTTGGTCTCCGTGTATTCGCTGATGCAGCTGGTATTCGCCCCAGTGCTGGGACGGCTGTCGGACCGGTATGGCCGCCGTCCCGTGCTGCTGGTGAGCCTGGCCGGCTCCATGGCGGGCTACATGCTCTTCGCCTTCGCGCACTCCCTGCCGCTGCTGTTCCTGGCACGTGTCATCGACGGCATGAGCGGGGGCAACATCGCCACGGCCCAGGCCTATGTGGCGGATGTCACCCGCCCTGAAGAGCGCGCGCGGGGCATGGGGCTCATCGGGGCGGCGTTTGGCCTGGGCTTCGTGCTGGGCCCGGCATTGGGCGGCTTCCTGGGCGCCTGGGGGGGGAATCTGGCCATCGGCCTGTTCGCCGCGGGGCTGGCGGCGCTCAACCTGGCGCTCACCTTCCTTTTCCTGCCGGAGTCCTTTGAGCGGGGCCGCTCCCCGGCGGCCCCGGTGCGCACGGTGCGAGGGGCGTTCAGCTCGCTGCGGCTGCCGGTGGTGGGCCGGTGTCTGGCCCTCATTCTCTTGTTCACCACCGCCTTCGCGCAAATGGAGGGCACCTTCTCGGTGTTTCTTCTCTCCCGCTTCCTCTCGTCGGGGCCGGTGCCGCTGGAGGGGGGGCTTTTTTTCCTCGCCGCGAGCGCGGAACGTGAGGCCTTGGCCCAGGCAAGCCTCCGCACGGGCTGGCTCTTCGCCATGGTGGGCGTGCTGTCCGCCGCCTTGCAGGGCGGTCTGCTCCGGAAGCTCCTTCCGGATCGGCACCCGCTGGGCGGTCCCGCCGTACCGGCCCGGCGCGAGGCGTGGCGGGTGGTGGTGGGATTCGCGGTGACGGCGCTCGGACTGGCTGTCCTACCGTTGGCGCCCACCTACGGGTGGCTCTTTCCGGCCATGGGGCTGTTGGCGGTGGGCTCGGCCTTCACGAACCCCTCCCTGTCCGCCGTGGTGTCCTTGCACGCTCCGGCGGAGCGGCTGGGCGCTGTGTTGGGTACCTATCAAGCCTTCAGCTCCCTGGGGCGTATTCTCGGCCCGGCGTTGGGCGGATGGCTTTTTACCCGCTTCGGCTCGGCCATGCCGTATGGCACGGCGGCGGGGATGTTGGTGGCCGGCGCGGCCGTGGCCCTGGGATTGGGGACTCGCATGCGAATGGCGGGCGCGGGCGCCGGGCAAAGCTCGTAA
- the plsX gene encoding phosphate acyltransferase PlsX, translating into MVGTPQDIKEITIAFDVMGSDHGPEEVVRGAAQLSLEAPHIHALLVGDRDAIDGVLAETKHRAERISVQHASEFIAMDEKPGEALARKKNASVGVAAQLVADGEAHALVSAGNTGACVLACARSFQLIPGVRRAALAAVYPTRGTRGEKEDPFSLILDVGATVEATAEDLVTFAVMGSAYARIISRNERPKVALLSNGVEPQKGPPRVVEAHARLSTMPGVNFVGNVEGVDIPKGTVDVIVTDGFMGNVCLKMLEGVHDTVVELAQYAYKEKLRWRAGLAMLSSGIQRIKDITDWEQYGGAPVLGFDRIFIKAHGRSKARAITNAGKVAAKAVAHQLGTAIQEGLPR; encoded by the coding sequence ATGGTGGGCACGCCGCAGGACATCAAGGAAATCACCATTGCCTTCGATGTGATGGGGAGCGACCACGGGCCCGAGGAAGTGGTGCGCGGTGCCGCGCAGCTCTCCCTGGAGGCCCCCCACATCCACGCGCTGCTGGTGGGGGACCGGGACGCCATCGACGGGGTGCTCGCGGAGACCAAGCACCGGGCCGAGCGCATCTCCGTGCAGCACGCGAGCGAATTCATCGCCATGGACGAGAAGCCGGGGGAGGCGCTGGCGCGCAAGAAGAACGCCTCGGTGGGGGTGGCCGCGCAGTTGGTGGCGGATGGCGAGGCGCATGCCCTGGTCTCCGCGGGCAACACGGGGGCGTGCGTGCTGGCGTGTGCACGCTCCTTCCAGCTCATCCCCGGCGTGCGCCGGGCGGCCCTGGCGGCGGTGTACCCCACCCGGGGGACCCGCGGGGAGAAGGAGGATCCGTTCTCCCTCATCCTGGACGTCGGGGCCACGGTGGAGGCCACGGCGGAGGATCTCGTCACCTTCGCGGTGATGGGCTCGGCGTATGCGCGCATCATCTCCCGGAACGAGCGCCCCAAGGTCGCGCTGCTGTCCAATGGGGTGGAGCCGCAGAAGGGGCCACCGCGGGTGGTGGAGGCGCACGCGCGGCTGTCCACCATGCCGGGAGTGAACTTCGTGGGCAACGTGGAGGGGGTGGACATCCCCAAGGGCACCGTGGACGTCATCGTCACGGATGGCTTCATGGGCAACGTGTGCCTGAAGATGCTGGAGGGGGTGCACGACACCGTGGTGGAACTGGCCCAGTACGCCTACAAGGAGAAGCTGCGCTGGCGGGCGGGGTTGGCCATGCTCTCCAGCGGCATCCAGCGCATCAAGGACATCACCGATTGGGAGCAGTACGGCGGGGCACCCGTGCTCGGGTTTGACCGCATCTTCATCAAGGCGCATGGCCGTTCGAAGGCGCGGGCCATCACCAACGCGGGGAAGGTGGCGGCGAAGGCCGTGGCCCACCAGCTGGGCACCGCCATTCAGGAAGGCCTGCCCCGGTGA
- a CDS encoding phosphatase domain-containing protein, translated as MSLPDRIDPPPPKRIYRWDLDKTYLRTDFDSFRDLVRTAMQKAHQKVAVPGASALIKELADKGDSRLCIVSGSPTQMRAVLEEKLKLDGVKWDEFVLKDNVGNLLRGRFRALRGQVGYKLPAILESRASAPVEAEEVLFGDDAEADAFIYSLYADLIAGRVDERVLNQVMEVGAVYPDDAERVRQAWKKIPVADPVRRIFIHLDRLTPPAHFAPYGPRVVPIFNYFQAALVLLADGHLTAPQVIKIAVEMVQTAGHNIITLSNSFQDLLRRGLPLQHAAAALSQALDGPNGLLQAMRPVPDIIAAFTKRLAALGTPPPPPRVQAVDYLALVSHALPRTHKERKK; from the coding sequence GTGAGCTTGCCGGACCGCATCGATCCCCCGCCGCCCAAGCGCATCTACCGGTGGGATCTCGACAAGACGTACCTGCGGACCGACTTCGACTCGTTCCGGGACCTGGTGCGCACCGCCATGCAGAAGGCCCACCAGAAGGTGGCCGTTCCGGGGGCCTCCGCGCTCATCAAGGAGCTGGCGGACAAGGGCGACTCGCGGCTGTGCATCGTCTCCGGCAGCCCCACGCAGATGCGGGCGGTGCTGGAGGAGAAGCTCAAGCTGGACGGAGTGAAGTGGGACGAGTTCGTCCTCAAGGACAACGTGGGCAACCTGTTGCGCGGGCGCTTCCGGGCGCTCCGGGGACAGGTCGGCTACAAGCTGCCCGCCATCCTGGAGAGCCGTGCCAGCGCGCCCGTCGAGGCCGAGGAGGTGCTCTTCGGGGATGACGCGGAGGCCGACGCGTTCATCTACTCGCTCTATGCGGATCTGATCGCGGGCCGGGTGGACGAGCGCGTCCTCAACCAGGTGATGGAGGTGGGGGCGGTCTACCCGGACGATGCCGAGCGTGTGCGCCAGGCGTGGAAGAAGATCCCCGTGGCAGACCCTGTGCGCCGCATCTTCATCCACCTGGACCGGCTGACGCCGCCGGCGCACTTCGCGCCCTATGGACCGCGGGTGGTGCCCATCTTCAACTACTTCCAGGCGGCGTTGGTGCTGCTGGCGGATGGGCACCTGACGGCCCCACAGGTCATCAAGATCGCCGTGGAGATGGTGCAGACGGCGGGGCACAACATCATCACCCTGTCCAACTCGTTTCAGGACCTGCTGCGCCGAGGACTTCCCCTTCAGCATGCGGCGGCGGCGTTGTCGCAAGCACTGGATGGTCCCAACGGGCTCTTGCAAGCGATGCGGCCGGTGCCGGACATCATCGCGGCCTTCACCAAGCGGTTGGCCGCGCTCGGCACACCGCCACCGCCTCCGCGGGTGCAGGCGGTGGACTATCTCGCGCTGGTGTCCCACGCGTTGCCCCGCACCCACAAGGAGCGGAAGAAGTAG
- a CDS encoding phosphodiester glycosidase family protein translates to MSPRSASGWTVPVKYLVTLLIGSGLGTGATHLLAAPHTPAATRSLQTPTGRVAARRIAYRGNTYDTYEVDLTQSKLRFYFQQPDGTPFSSLGNLRGWLQGRGKRLVFATNAGMFTPARRPVGLYVEDGREFVGLNTQEEAGNFFLKPNAVFFVTETGAGILESSAYAAHPPAKVLYATQSGPALLLHGQMHPAFREGSRNLSPRRSGVGIVTPTRVVFAMTQQAVNLHEFASFFRDQFGCQDALYLDGVVSRMYLPALGRDELDGDFGAMIAISESVK, encoded by the coding sequence ATGAGCCCACGCAGCGCCTCCGGATGGACGGTCCCTGTGAAGTACCTGGTCACACTGCTGATCGGCTCGGGGCTGGGCACCGGCGCCACCCACCTGCTCGCCGCGCCCCACACGCCGGCGGCGACCCGCTCCCTTCAGACTCCCACTGGCCGGGTGGCGGCACGCCGCATTGCCTACCGGGGGAATACCTACGACACGTACGAGGTCGACCTCACCCAGTCCAAGCTGCGCTTTTACTTCCAGCAACCTGATGGGACGCCGTTCAGCAGCCTGGGCAACCTGCGAGGCTGGCTCCAAGGCAGGGGAAAACGCCTCGTGTTCGCCACCAATGCCGGGATGTTCACCCCGGCCCGGAGGCCCGTGGGGCTGTACGTGGAAGACGGACGCGAGTTCGTGGGCCTCAATACCCAAGAGGAGGCCGGCAACTTCTTCCTCAAGCCCAACGCCGTCTTCTTCGTCACGGAAACGGGGGCGGGCATTTTGGAGAGCTCTGCCTATGCGGCTCACCCCCCCGCGAAGGTGCTGTATGCCACCCAGTCGGGGCCCGCCCTGCTCCTGCACGGCCAAATGCATCCCGCATTCCGTGAAGGCAGCCGGAACCTCTCGCCTCGCCGCAGCGGCGTGGGAATCGTCACCCCGACCAGGGTGGTCTTCGCCATGACCCAACAGGCAGTGAACCTTCATGAGTTCGCGAGCTTCTTCCGCGACCAGTTTGGCTGCCAGGATGCGCTGTACCTGGATGGGGTGGTGTCGCGCATGTATTTGCCTGCACTCGGCCGCGATGAACTCGATGGCGACTTTGGTGCCATGATCGCCATCAGCGAGTCCGTGAAGTGA